gttttacttaaaatCTGGGCCCAACTTTATTTTATTAAAGCaattcgcagtattatactgcgttttaacTAAAATACAGTATAATATTGCGAAttgctttaataaaataaaaCCCCTTCTTCTACCTTGGACCACAGAACCGACGAACCCCATTAAAAAATTTCGGATTCTGCTCCCCCCTCCCCCGCgtaaaagtaaataaaaaaattttgggccccacccgtcacctaAAGAGCAAAGAGTGTAGGTCCCACACACAAGACAAactttggattccttctttcgggtgcaaaaattcgatttcaatcaaattcaaaaaacttaaatcgaggtatttcgattttgtttatgtcgaaactcgtataatacatgcatatttgtattgtttaatgtgtttccatgttaatttgtgttatgtttgtgtttaaatttgtatcttatttatatccggattgatttattaactttggtacaaaaaattgttaaaatttgataaattatttgtattgttaaaaaattaatattatttattttgtttgttgttcatatttatattttatgttagttatttttatatgtaatagtgaccttttagcgtagtaaaataaatagccttttagcgtagtaaaatgtatagccttttagtgtagtaaaatatagagccttttagtgtagtaaaatatagagccttttagcgtagtaaaatatagaacctattagcgtagagtctatgtagtttaagtatgtagtaactgcaaactctatccaattacactttacaaaattaattatttaatttataacaataaatttacaaaagtaacaaattaatatatgttgtaaaattaactcaaatatcgagcctggaacccatacataattattcagtcaaatattaaacataattaattatttaattccttaaactagCAAAATTctaaaaaagttaaaattgacacgcataataattaaggataacttggtgttaccgggcctcaaatatcgagcctggaacccatacataattattcaatccaatattaaacataattaattatttaattacgcataataattaaggataacttggtgctactgggcctcaaatatcgagcctggaacccatacataattattcagtccaattcaataatttttaatttaattcattaaactaacaaaattctaaaaatgttgaaattgacacgcataataattaaggataacttggtgctaccgggcctcaaatatcgagcctggaacccatacataattattcagtccaatattaaacataattaattatttaactcCTTAAACTAGCAAAATTCTAAAAaagttgaaattgacacgcataataattaagaaTAACTTGGTGCTACCAGACCTCAAATATCGaacctggaacccatacataattattcagtccaatattaaacataattaattatttaatcacgtataataattaaggataacttggtgctaccgggcctcaaatattgagcatggaacccatacataattattcagtccaattcaataattttttatttaattcattaaactagcaaaattctaaaaatgttgaaattgacacgcataataattaaggataacttggtgctaccgggcctcaaatatcgagactggacccatacataattattcagtccaatattaaatataattaattatttaatcacgcataataattaagaataacttggtgctaccgggcctcaaatatcgagcctggaacccatatataattattcagtccaattcaataatttttaatttaattcatTAAACtagcaaaattctaaaaatgttgaaattgacaagcataataattaaggataacttggtgctaccgggcctcaaatatcgagcatggaacccatacataattattcagtccaatattaaacataattaattatttaattccttaaactaacacacacaattaattttgtttaaattatagtagacgacatggactttcctccgcctgcgcatcctggacctgccgaggatcagctactagtgttgcagggcgaccataggtcTTCCTTTGTATGAGAGGGATATCTATCGATGCAGGCTCTCCACCTCAGGAGACCTGACGATTTGTGGGAGTTCATCGTGGAGCATCCTTTCCATGCCCGCGTAGTCGCGCGCCTACAGGCTACGAGCTTCTATACGATTTTTGAGCTTGGACGGATGcagcttgattggtctctcatcacggccttggtagagcggtggcgaccggagacacaCAATTTTCACTTGCCCACTAGAGATGCCACCATCATGTtggaggatgttcaggttttataCGGGCTGTGCATAGATGGATGGGCCGTGGCACTGCCCTAGTACATTAGATCCATGACGCGTGCACAATTTTTGGATATGATGGGGAATTTTACTGGTTATAGACCTCAGGGTGACGCTGGGGACAGTCGCATTACTTTGTCAGCCATCAGAGATCATATGGCTGTTTTGCACCCAGACATTACCAATGAGACGGAGGATCTCCATATTGAGATGTACATGAGGTTGGCGCTGCTCCTGTTTTTCGgttgtgtcttgttcccgaacacttcggggagtcTCGTGAGTATGCGCTTTCTCCATCATCTTCAACAGCTGGATGATTTACCCCAGTATAGctggggtgctgctgttctcgCATACATGTATAGGAGCATGTGTCGGTCGAGCATGGGCCCAACGGTGGACATATGTGATTTTCTGCCcctcctacaggtgacaacattttcgaatactctgttcattatTCCGAATTCTGTATGGTCGAAATGactcataaattttacatcaaccttttatcttaggtttgggcctggcagcGGATCATGCCGTTGCAGCTACCTATACCACCACTTGCGCCCGATGAGGCTtatccgtttctccctctagcttctaggtggattctccggcgtgggaactactgagggaccgatgctcatcataatctcccccttatcagggatgtgctagatatgctggtggacggacaggtaaatatgtacctacacttacttgttttgaattgagttgtgttgcgcatactcacttttatgttattatttgatagttcatctggacgccatacaacgACGAGTTGCTAGCTCAGCTGTCCGTTTATTGCTCAGTCGATCGACTACTTTGGAACACCTCCGTCCCGATGATCTTCTTCGATATAGTTGAGTATCATGCCACCGAGCGTGTGCTTCGCCAGTTTCACCGTCCCCAACCTATACCGGGGGATCCTAGATGGGTGGCTACACACTATCAGTGGGATGACCGTGCCAGGCTGGacgatatatatatgggatggctAGAGCAATAGGTCCATATTTGGGAGGAGCAGCGAGCTGACCGTATTCCGCCAGCACCTACATTTACCCAGGAGGCCACTATTTATCTGTATGCATCATGGTACCGCCGTCACACCCGACTGATTATCAgaaccccattcatgtacttggcgagcgctacagaccatacgccgggaggtacgaggcactggtatgttttttggcttattaatatcgtataattgtgatatagcgttatttaattaatattttaaatgtttcacagGCTATTGGGCATCATCACCTCTACCAGTTGGGATAGGAGATGCAGCAGCATACCGACATCCCTGCAGTCATTGACTATGGCCGGCAGGTGGCACAGTTGGCTCTTCGAACCCTGTTTCAGGCGAGAGATGCCACGAGGTTGGACCACGAGGCTCAGTATGCGGCGCCAGAGGACTACCATCGGGGTAGGGGTGTCCCATGAGGAAGGGGTAGGGACCGAGGAAGGGGTGCCCCACGGGGTCGCGGGGGAtggcgaggaggtggtccccagcaagggggtattgaggcacctgtcgacccacctgttgaggGACATGATGAAGACTTTGGAGTTGAGACGCTTGGAGATGATCAATCGGGTTATATACCTCGGTAGatgagccttccagcagcatgccttcgtacagccttcagctatctctgccagcatcgcaggttaccccgtcaggagcattgttgatcacgggtacattcgacAGTGATGTAGACCAGTACTTTGCATGCCCATCTACCGCAGCTGAGGATCGACCCACCCGGGACGTGAATGGCGGGCGCAGGTAgagttatgcctcatccccggcggttgatacggatctaccacaggcgcaggtatgtttgtattactttaaaatttcaatttgttttcttttccataATGAGCtgactttaattaatttttaactttcttatgTAGGTTTTGTCCCAGCCCATCTTTGAGGCCACTACATGCTTTGATGAGGACACCACAGATGCATATACTCAGGCGGCCGACGAGACCACggtgagaaaatattttttgactcaACACATACAATACAAATATACTTTTTCACATGCTAATATTActacttgttttgtaggttgctgacggaCCGACAACATATTCTTCTAATCCTGCCAGCTGTGGTGTCGATGCTGCTGCACATCCTCACATAAAAAGGCGGCTTGATGACGACGATCCAGATAGTGTACCCGGGCGGCAGGGGATGCAACTTAGGCCGGCAGCAgcactgaagcacacaggctgcgAGACTCACTGATTTACTTATGTTTTTAGTTTGTGTAAATAATGCATTATGTAAATAGTGGTAACAATTATCTTttaacaatatttttattttaattgcgtttgaacaacaattttacttaaacagtacacaagaaacacaaacattgcaaacgtaacacaaaaacaaacaatagaactaaaaccatcactgcacaaaggataactaaaaccataaaacgcagtactataccacgCGTTATATTGAATTTTTCTGCAAAAAACCAGCTTTTTTCACATAGTTTTTATCTTTTCCaaaacgacaagacaactccataaaacgcagtactatacctcgctttatataataaatttttctgcaataaagcagcttttttcacatgattttcatccttttcagaacgacaagacaactccataaaatgcAGTTCTATACCTTGatttatatattaatttttttgCAATAAAAcagcttttttcacatggttttcagctttttcaaaacgacaagacaactccataaaacgcagtactataccacgctttatgtattttgtctcgcctataaataacgacatcattgtagttattttgtgtgctaaaaaattagtaaaaacaagtatttcattaaaagtaaggttttttttactaaaaacaaatatttcattaaatggctcaacctcttcgtccaccaaagtgcaactgtggaaaagaatgctcgatgcaatattgttgggacggtggtgaagttggacgccgctactggtgtTGTATGAACCATTTATACAAGGTTCCtggcgaacctatttgtgattttgaggaatgggttaatgaaccatgttatcaggaatgctaCAGAGAACAACTACAGTTttttcataatatgtgtttatgccaacgggaaacacaaagagaaagcgatagaattattgtagaaatgagggcgaaactgaaggaggtgggagaagaaaaatggaaagcacaatggaattgtgaagcacaaaaggaacgtaaaaaaaaatataaacgggaacttgcggaggtgaaggcgaaactgaaagaggtagaagaagaaaaagaacaaatagaagaacgatttaagtggttggagcggagaataaatggcaaccggcactaaacattggcatgtatgtgtttagtgtatttttcatatttcatgtatttttattatgttggactgttatgtttgtgtttgtgctgtaataatgttttattttaattgaagtggcaTGTATGACATGTATTGAAGTGGCATGTATTGGCATGTAtgtgtactaaattttattttaattgaagtagaagttaagtgtaagtgcttgtgttgttatatgaaactatcaaaccaCACTTTACATATTACATTTTCCTACAATTAAACAACATTTTCTTCACTCATTCcagattgtggaacataattttatttgatatatattgcaatatacacaagtacaaacacgtattacaaaaaacaataccaaaacaaaagactaggggtatccttgatagttgggtacattcgacgaacttgcaccaggagccggattaccaccgccacgcacaccacttaaaggacatttacgacagtcgtgtcctgtttgcgagcatatgccacatttacgcgcataaacggtgtcaccaatatccatttggttccgtatacgcgttctcttttgcacttgcagcttgcacaaatagtccttgttacataccatattaaaaggttccggcggccaataatgttcagcacctaatggctgcaacttcccactatacgtgtctacgtatgcaacaacactgtattgcctatcaatatagtttgtTTCCCCATATCCAACTTATTGAAAGCATTTCAACTCATGTGCGCACGACATGTGGTatatggtccatttcccacatgaacataaCCTTCTATTTTCATTCACCGTCTATAGATTATTCCCACGGTGTCCGCAGATAGTGGccttaacttcaaaaacaccccgttcatgatcgtactgaagaaatgaatgccactgtgctcgcctcctggacctttcaaatcttctcatgggtattggcataaattgaacacccctgtccatcaatGCTGATGCAACtgcatgcctttcaacaaacctctccgcactctgtttgaatgtcatgcagaccatggcagtgacaggcagaTCACGGGTagacttcaacaagccgttgaatgactccgacacgtTTGTAGTGAGGGCTCCCTATCGTCTGCCGCCATCGGCATGCAATGTCCATATGTGAAGCTCATGCcccatcaaccaagtataggTTCGTGGTTCTAATtgccggatcgcttccatgcacctcgtgaatttgcactactggtgctcagttgcagccatccacattaagtcatgcaaggccttgtcaggatatttcttctggaaattggccttcaggtgacgcacacagtaacggtggtatgcatatggttcctgccattcaggcaagtgacgtacaaaacttaaaataccaccatgccgatcagatattagacaaatacctgaacgctgtttgacaacgtgctgcttcaagtggttcaaaaaaagtgtccacgtctcttcgctttcGTTGACAcatatggcaaaagctagtggaaatatttgcccgttggcatcaactgcaactgcaatcaaaagcttaatatcatactttccatagacatgagtatcgtctatggaaataacaggacgacaatgcacaaaaccatcaattgctggtttaaatgaccagaacataTAGTTAAAAATATAATCGGGTCTGTCCGAACTCCGCTcatgcctccattcaacaacagttcCGGGGTTAAAGtattgcagtgcggccatgtacctgggcagatttgaaaaagacttatcctagtcgccataaataagttcaaaggcacgtttgcgaccgagatatgcctttcttttggttatagtacaaccatactcctggtggacggctgtaatacactctttaatcttgaacctaatggacacttcttaatatggaatcaagacaagagaaatcaagtccacattcaagttgaagtgattctcattatATGTGTCCATTTCATATCTGTGCTCGCcaataaatttacccactttccaaaaacctgatttcttcttggtggcacgcatcatccagtgacaacccataaagtctctacgacatacaaccttgtatttctccgtagttgactcacttaccgtcatctcacagcactctcttatactgtagatttttacagccctaattaggcgagctttatcggggaaatacatgccctttgtcagaacaactagtctagactcatcccatatcgctgaccgaaattcatcatcatcccttgcgagggcatccacgttcggcatgcttggcaaactatcaaggtagggaatattccgcttATGAAATgacacgtgggactcgtacactcttggtctagcgggaggtggaggaacatgctccctcgtcagctcaggttcaacattcacttcctcctcttcatcaccctcatcatggaagggtgtgtcatccccagactcatccgcattgttgtcataatcactatcatcttcctgactctgcgcattTGCCAAATTacgagtaaatacgtcgtctatgggcaactgtgtgaggtcaggagctttaagaagctcgttttcactgcacaaaaagaacaaaatgataagttacccaactagataaatactttagatataactatatcactttacttacaagtcgtactgtcttgacgtttcatgatgaatattttcttgttggtgatgactcccggatggaccaccgtggtccaatattccagaactacacatattccaactaggggcggggtcataacttgcaaaattcatatccggacggtaccccctatgaaaaatatgagtgttaatacaaatccaattaaaacataaaattaacatcgctaaagcgtagtaaaattgaagtttaccagtcgtcttgttgattatataaagtcgaaaaattattttgtggctgcttattcgccggtggtgacaagtttaaatcaagacaagctctttcatcagcaatctgtccggcaaaaactgctccagaataaccacccgatgactgggggttatccctactatgacgccctcattattgggaacgtcttccatcttgacgtacatttccaataattttattacaataaattccctgtattaATCCGGAAttcgcaaaaaatctctaagaattttatcatcctcgatgttaaactcagaataataagcaaacccctacGGAGTCACTGAATACAGAAATCTgccggttactttaaggttaaccgaacACCTCCTATCACTCATTTTtgtacgtaacaacgataccaatttatcgtactccatagtaagcgacaatttaacatgacactgtggaggtgaactatacctcacagagttattttCTAGCACAACCTCACTCCCCcaatatagtgaaacccttatttttggcacTTGAGACATTGTTaaaaaatgattgataagaagaagagagaaatatgaacgtaagtttgaagtaaagtattgaatgaattttcataaaattgaaatgcctttaaataaggcaagtccgagcttggggtgtagaatttttctatgtaaaaggcagtacaatactacgttttatgtatttaaattattgttatgtcagttaattGGTGGGGCCAAAAATCAGAGTAAAACGCAATATAATAGTACGTTTAAGGTAAAACGcattattatactgcgttttacaaaaaaaaaacaaatgtgcTGTATTGCttttaagtaaaacgcagtatagtactgcgaattagtaaaaaactttttttaaaaaaataaaacacaatactatactgcgttttacgtAACTTTTTTTTTAGCATTAGAAACACGCTTTTAGTCCAAAAAAAAAGATCAAAAAAGTTTCGGACTCTTCTTTCTCCCATTAAATAAAAACTCAACTGAATTTTCTCAATTGGGACCTGCATAAACATTTTAACCATTATATCCTGTCCAAGAATTGGTTGGCTTGATTCCATATTTTACACATCTACAAAAGCAAAAAGATCTCAACTTTTTTTCTCTAATCAGCATAAACTAAACTATAATGCAAAAGCTATGCAAAACTTGCATTTTTCCCCACACAAATCATAAACATACTCATCTAGCAATTGCAATAAATAAAACGGTGCTCTTTACAGATTACAACAGCATAAATTaagattaaaaaaaaggaaaaggaaaaggccAAAAAATCGGTATTGCCTGACCTAAATCATTTCCATAAAGACAAAATTAACACGTTGGCAGGAATAATTGCTTCTTTCTGGTACCATCCAAAATTAAATTTGCCGTGTGAAAAATGGAAATAGCAGAAAAAAATAATTACACGATTTGAGAATTAATTAATTACCAGTAGATAGAATCCTATGCACCATAAACCCAAAAATATTCTCACCACACTTTTCCTGTTCGCCGCCGCCGACGTACCTTTATTCCCTAATCCCGGCGGTGAAGACAAGTGGCTAGCTGAACCGTCAATATCCGGCGAATTATCCGGCGGAAGAGAAATCTCCGGCGGTCCAGCTAATGCACCACTTGGCTTATTCACCTCAATTGGATTCTTACCAAAAAATTCTCTCGGCAACAAAACCGTGGACACTCCAAATATCGCCACCGGATTCTGATCAAACACCGTTCGAGTCACAGACGCTTGAACGATCCCAGTATCAATAGCCACCGACCCATTAACCCTAGAAATATTAAGCGTGAAGCTTCCAGCTCCATTTTGCTCCGTCGCTAACGTTGGTTGAACCGGGTTCACTATCGACTGCAGTGAACCGAGCGGGTAATATGAGTGCAAAACGTGGAACCTTAACACATCAGCTTTTTTCTCCGCCGGCAGAGATTGGAATCTCACTGATGACCTCAGATCCGAAAATGCTTGGTCTGTCGGTACAAACAGCGTTATTCCTGCACCACCTTCGTCATCTTCAAACTCTTGTTCTACTCCTGATGCCGTCAGCATTGACGCTGCGACGTTAAAGTTGTGACCGTCGATAAGTGTCTTTGTAATATTGAGCCCTAACGGAGGACGGGTTTCAGATGCCATTAGATTAAATCCATTTGGAATTAAAACAGAATCAACAGTAAAGATGGAGATGTTATAAGGAAGGGTTTTTACGAGAGAGATAATAGTAGCGTTTGAGTTTGATGAGTGGATAGTGATGGCATTTGAACTCGGGTCACGGGTTATGTTAACGGACCCGAAGTTGTCCGGAGCACGTCCTGTGGTCTGAAAGAGAGTTGTGATTAGTTTTCCGGTAGGGGGGATAAGGCGGAGATCCGGCCAAGAGAAGTACTCGAGGAGGACGTGGTAACGGAGGACATCGCCGAGGTTGGCGGAGGATGACGACGGAGGACGGTTGTTTATCAGATCGGAGGAGCggaggaaggtgttaggtacgGCGAGGATGGTGACGGAGGAGCGCTGATATAGATCGGCGGCGACGGAGGTGGT
This sequence is a window from Nicotiana sylvestris chromosome 3, ASM39365v2, whole genome shotgun sequence. Protein-coding genes within it:
- the LOC104227298 gene encoding fasciclin-like arabinogalactan protein 4, yielding MATTISISYFTPTTLLYCLLLSTSHFPILAINITHLLSSYPDLSDFTNLLSTTSVAADLYQRSSVTILAVPNTFLRSSDLINNRPPSSSSANLGDVLRYHVLLEYFSWPDLRLIPPTGKLITTLFQTTGRAPDNFGSVNITRDPSSNAITIHSSNSNATIISLVKTLPYNISIFTVDSVLIPNGFNLMASETRPPLGLNITKTLIDGHNFNVAASMLTASGVEQEFEDDEGGAGITLFVPTDQAFSDLRSSVRFQSLPAEKKADVLRFHVLHSYYPLGSLQSIVNPVQPTLATEQNGAGSFTLNISRVNGSVAIDTGIVQASVTRTVFDQNPVAIFGVSTVLLPREFFGKNPIEVNKPSGALAGPPEISLPPDNSPDIDGSASHLSSPPGLGNKGTSAAANRKSVVRIFLGLWCIGFYLLVIN